The following are from one region of the Aspergillus chevalieri M1 DNA, chromosome 1, nearly complete sequence genome:
- a CDS encoding uncharacterized protein (COG:I;~EggNog:ENOG410PK9C;~InterPro:IPR005804;~PFAM:PF00487;~TransMembrane:6 (i104-128o134-153i165-184o216-238i250-268o274-293i);~go_process: GO:0006629 - lipid metabolic process [Evidence IEA]): MPNMDPATFIDPQLTLPDHLVIDNILDDANLQGAVSGRDKLTTQETIQKLEDLNDISHPSFDPTVFQSWDMSVLQARLPSVVQKYVLQPYISWAQGIVRFKTDVVMLTHLILYFTTLVPSALLLHYHFSWTHGILHWILQLWYCGAFTLMKHQHIHMNGVLSPKYYLFDVLFPYLLDPLLGHTWNSYYYHHIKHHHVEGNGPNDLSTTMWYDRDSVFDFSCYVGRFFFLIWFDLPLYFARKGQTKHAARAAFWELSNYTMIYLLYNYGNSRATLFTLILPLTVMRVGLMVGNWGQHAFIDPKDPYSDFLSSITLIDVPSNRFSFNDGYHTSHHLNPHRHWRGHPVAFTKQKGRYAEEGALVFRNIDYIFITVKLLQKDYMHLAKCLVPMGNQINMTLEERVQMLQARTRRFQSDKKKE, translated from the exons ATGCCCAATATGGATCCTGCTACTTTCATAGATCCCCAATTGACTCTTCCGGACCATCTTGTTATCGACAATATCCTTGACGATGCCAACCTTCAAG GTGCCGTGTCTGGACGAGACAAGCTCACAACCCAGGAGACAATCCAAAAGTTGGAAGACCTCAATGATATCTCACATCCTAGCTTCGATCCCACCGTATTCCAATCATGGGACATGTCTGTGCTCCAAGCAAGACTGCCTTCTGTTGTGCAAAAATATGTACTCCAACCATACATTAGCTGGGCTCAAGGCATTGTACGCTTCAAGACTGATGTGGTCATGTTGACCCATCTCATTTTGTATTTCACGACCCTGGTACCCAGCGCTCTTCTGCTGCACTACCACTTCTCGTGGACTCATGGCATTTTGCATTGGATCCTCCAGCTCTGGTATTGTGGAGCTTTTACGTTGATGAAGCATCAGCACATCCATATGAACGGAGTCTTGTCGCCTAAATATTACCTGTTCGACGTGCTCTTTCCCTACTTGTTGGACCCTCTTCTCGGACACACATGGAATTCTTACTACTACCATCACATCAAGCACCATCATGTCGAGGGTAACGGTCCCAATGATTTGAGTACGACTATGTGGTATGATCGTGACAGTGTCTTTGACTTCTCTTGTTATGTCGGCCGGTTCTTCTTCCTGATATGGTTCGACCTTCCACTATACTTCGCGAGAAAAGGGCAGACCAAGCATGCCGCCAGGGCTGCCTTCTGGGAACTGAGCAATTATACAATGATTTATCTACTCTACAACTATGGCAACTCTCGTGCAACGCTCTTCACGTTAATCCTCCCACTGACGGTCATGCGAGTAGGTCTCATGGTGGGGAACTGGGGCCAGCATGCCTTCATCGATCCGAAGGATCCTTACTCGGACTTCCTCTCCAGTATTACATTGATTGATGTTCCA AGCAATCGTTTCTCGTTCAACGATGGCTACCATACTTCGCATCACTTGAATCCCCATCGACACTGGAGAGGCCACCCAGTGGCCTTTACCAAACAGAAGGGTCGCTACGCAGAAGAGGGGGCTTTGGTATTCCGCAACATTGACTACATATTCATCACCGTTAAGCTGTTGCAGAAGGATTACATGCATCTGGCCAAATGTCTGGTTCCAATGGGCAATCAAATCAACATGACCCTTGAGGAACGAGTGCAGATGTTGCAGGCTCGGACACGTCGATTCCAGTCCGATAAGAAGAAAGAGTAA
- the MNS1 gene encoding glycoside hydrolase family 47 protein (CAZy:GH47;~COG:G;~EggNog:ENOG410PFVB;~InterPro:IPR036026,IPR012341,IPR001382;~PFAM:PF01532;~TransMembrane:1 (i86-108o);~go_component: GO:0016020 - membrane [Evidence IEA];~go_function: GO:0004571 - mannosyl-oligosaccharide 1,2-alpha-mannosidase activity [Evidence IEA];~go_function: GO:0005509 - calcium ion binding [Evidence IEA];~go_process: GO:0005975 - carbohydrate metabolic process [Evidence IEA]) produces the protein MSYSFPQATPSFPSQHPYGDNYWRAASRSPNGRLPGYGLSGQPTGLPSPNRLSPFLNNNRATLPLYKDKPYFAPKRTGPRSRRRKALYGGIALFILMVLWYCLSGPTWNGRVKTPDSAKGAELWEWVQGLEKEGSDKSGKQKNVDWDARRERVRDAFIVSWDGYEKYGWGFDEFSPIAKKGTHMIPGGLGYIIVDALDTMMIMNLTSRVQHARDWIQNSLHYDQDSQVNTFETTIRILGGLLSAHYISTKYPNLAPISDDDTGSPGEDLYIEKAADLADRLLGAFDSQSGVPFAGVNLNTSEGVVSQLNGGASSTAEATALQLEFKYLAKLTGESEYWQVAEKVMQVVDNQKVEDGLVPAYIHPDGKFRGESISVGNRGDSYYEYLIKQYLQTSELIYKDMWDQSLMGIRKHLVTYSQQAQLTILGERPDGLRGSLIPKMDHPTCFLPGTIALGVTGGLPLSDAKKSPEWSRRQDEEMLLAQELMKTCWATYLTTKTGLAPEIASFATDQPPKTMTDMYPPSLPLKSVSQSLDTEDKSQSGWRADIQLQNMELYNLQRPETIESLFYIYRITGDETYREWGWEIFKSFMKHTPVVEYDNHYRFTSQHKRSDGTASSSPSSGRIVGFTSLDNANIVPPLRRDNMEGCWLSETLKYFYLLFSDREFIPLEDHVFNTEAHPFPRFQPSGELRTGWKRQER, from the exons atgtCCTACTCATTCCCTCAGGCGACtccctccttcccctcccaaCACCCCTACGGCGACAACTACTGGCGCGCAGCGAGCCGCAGTCCTAATGGCAGATTACCAGGTTACGGTCTCTCAGGACAGCCCACCGGCCTACCGAGCCCAAACCGCCTAAGCCCATTCCTCAATAACAATCGCGCAACCCTCCCGCTGTACAAAGACAAGCCATACTTCGCTCCCAAGCGCACGGGGCCGAGGAGTAGACGGCGCAAGGCTCTATACGGTGGGATAGCTCTCTTTATCTTGATGGTCCTGTGGTATTGTTTGTCTGGGCCGACATGGAATGGCAGAGTCAAGACGCCTGATTCAGCAAAGGGAGCGGAGCTTTGGGAGTGGGTGCAAGgtttggagaaggagggATCAGACAAGAGTGGGAAGCAGAAGAATGTCGATTGGGATGCCCGGAGGGAGAGGGTTAGAGATGCGTTTATTGTGAGCTGGGATGGGTATGAAAAGTATGGATGGG GCTTCGACGAGTTTTCGCCGATTGCCAAAAAGGGAACACATATGATCCCGGGTGGATTGGGGTATATCATCGTCGATGCACTGGATacgatgatgataatgaacCTCACATCGCGAGTTCAGCACGCACGCGACTGGATTCAGAACTCGCTGCACTATGACCAAGATAGTCAGGTGAACACGTTCGAGACGACCATTCGCATCTTGGGCGGTCTCTTGTCAGCGCACTACATATCAACAAAATACCCGAATCTAGCCCCAATCTCTGATGACGATACTGGCTCGCCTGGAGAGGACTTGTATATCGAGAAGGCGGCGGACCTCGCGGATCGGTTGCTGGGAGCGTTTGATTCTCAGTCCGGCGTGCCATTTGCGGGAGTGAATCTCAACACATCGGAGGGTGTGGTGTCACAGCTCAACGGCGGAGCTTCTTCGACAGCGGAGGCGACTGCGTTGCAGCTTGAGTTCAAGTACCTTGCTAAGTTGACAGGCGAGTCGGAATACTGGCAGGTGGCAGAGAAAGTGATGCAAGTTGTTGACAACCAGAAGGTGGAAGATGGTCTGGTACCGGCCTACATTCACCCAGATGGCAAATTCCGAGGTGAAAGTATCAGTGTGGGAAACCGGGGAGATTCATATTATG AATATCTCATCAAGCAGTACCTGCAAACATCGGAGCTCATCTACAAGGACATGTGGGACCAGTCTTTGATGGGCATTCGCAAGCATCTTGTCACGTACAGTCAACAGGCACAACTGACAATATTGGGCGAACGACCGGACGGACTTCGTGGCTCGTTAATTCCCAAAATGGATCACCCGACGTGCTTCCTTCCGGGAACAATAGCTCTGGGAGTGACGGGGGGTTTGCCATTGTCTGACGCGAAGAAATCTCCAGAATGGTCACGACGACAAGACGAGGAGATGCTGCTGGCTCAAGAACTCATGAAGACATGCTGGGCAACGTACTTGACCACAAAGACGGGATTAGCGCCGGAGATTGCATCTTTCGCAACGGACCAACCTCCAAAGACAATGACCGATATGTACCCTCCTTCATTGCCTCTGAAGTCGGTATCCCAGTCGCTCGATACGGAAGACAAGTCACAATCGGGTTGGCGAGCGGACATCCAGCTCCAGAACATGGAACTGTATAATCTGCAACGACCAGAGACAATCGAATCACTTTTCTACATCTACCGAATTACTGGAGACGAAACCTACCGGGAGTGGGGATGGGAGATATTCAAGTCCTTCATGAAGCATACTCCAGTAGTCGAATACGACAACCACTACCGCTTTACTTCTCAACACAAACGCAGCGATGGCACTGCATCGTCATCGCCATCGTCGGGACGTATTGTGGGATTCACATCGCTGGACAATGCGAATATCGTCCCTCCCCTTCGACGAGATAACATGGAGGGATGCTGGTTGTCGGAGACACTCAAGTACTTCTATCTCTTATTCTCAGATAGAGAGTTCATTCCTCTCGAGGACCATGTGTTTAACACCGAAGCGCATCCGTTCCCGCGGTTCCAGCCTAGTGGGGAGTTGAGGACTGGGTGGAAGCGACAGGAGCGGTGA